TCCGTAACCGACCGCCTCCCGGGCGTCCTCGAGCAGGGCGTCGGCGGACTCGAGCGCCATTTTCATCTTTTTCAGGTCCTTCTCGAAGTTCTGATGCAGCTTGATCTGACCTCCGATCGCAGAAGCAATCTGGTCGCCGACCACCTTGAGGATGGCTGCGGCAAGCAAGCCGCCGAGCGCCGCCATGGCCGCTGCTGCTCGCGCTCAATCTGGGGAGCGATGGGACGACCTTAATGGCTTTATGGTGCGGGATATTTTGCGGGATCAATTCTCCGTGGAGCTAGTCTGTGATCTTCTAGTATTTATCTTTCCCTGTGGTGCATGGTAGGCTCAGTTTCGCATGGCGTGTCCAGTTTGGCTTGGACCCGTGTGAAAGGCATCCACAAGACTGCAGCGCGATTGAGAACCAGCACAACCGGACGTTAGCGAAATGAGAGAAAAGAGGAAAGAGCAAGGAAATTTCCCTCACCATTTGACACGTTGATTGGCTTGGAGTGGGGAGGGCCAATTCAAGATCGCGAAATGAGAGAAGGAGGAAAGAGCCAGGAAATTTCCTACACAAGAAGCGGGCCAAGTAGCCAACTGGAGTACTATGCATCAAGCCCCCGCGCGGACTCTTCTCGTTTCCTATTCGCAAGTCGGACACGGTCGCGACAGCAACGGCGTGGACACGATTGGCCTAGAAGCTCGAAGAAGAATGCTGGGACCTTGATGGATATTAGTTGAATTACACTGATTTTTTCTCAAAAAGGATCGTGTGTTTTTGGTTGTTTTCTGGGACCTTGATCACTACAGGAATGGTGCAAGGCACCGACGGCCTGCTGATACGCCGAGGGCCAAAAGTTAGGGCCATCGGCGTATGGCCCGGCCAGTCCAGCCCGCGAAGAGTGTCCTCGGCGTAGGCAACGCTACACCGATGGCTACCATCGGCGTACTCCGGGCCGTCGGCGTAGGTCTAGACACGCGCCCCTCCAAAGCCAGGCCGTGATGGCGTTGTCACGGCGTTAGAGCTACGCCGATGGCCACCCTCGACATAGGATCCTCCTCTCTTTTTTCTAATCTACGCCGACGGCGCTCGGTGTAGCCTTGAATTTTGTTCCCTCCATGCACCCCCTTCCGTGGATTGCCTTTTTAAGTTTCAACTGAATAGCagaaaataataataaaaaatccaaaaataaaatcattCGAGATGTTcatgtgttatgtcatctagttgcAAGAGAATTTAACAAAAATGAATTTCGAAATTGCGTCATGTATCGGCAAAACGGCTTTTCttgttgcatacgacgtcggaaaaacatGTATAATATataaaaatcatcgtgggaaaaagttacatctcaGTTCACAAGGGTTTACTCGGTTGGAGTTCTTTTTAGATTATAAAAATTCCAAACAAAAATATGAATGCAGGAAGATTTTATTTTTGACAGAAATTcaggattttatatattttttaattTGTTTTAAAAATTAAATTAATTATTGCATCTTGCAAAAAATTATCATTACTTAACCATTGATATTTATTTAAAAATATTTAAAATTCAAAATGATAAAGAGTTATGATATCACGGTCTAAGGATTAATATAATTGATATGGCAGCAATGTTTCGTTTCTTTCATGGAAGCTCAATCGAAAGGAACGAAAATGTTAAGCGTCCAAGGGCTGGAGTAGTGTGAGTATGGGTGACCAAATTGGAAGTTTGACGTAATTTGATCTAAGATTAAGTGTAGTCAAAGTTAAAATGATTCATGTGAGAGACTAAAAAAATtggaaacaaaataaaaattgaAGTTAACGAACGGCGTGGCTTGCGCCGATGGTCTAGacaccgacggccaccctcggcgtatacCGGCTACACTGAGGGTCTGGTCTACGCCAACGATCCACGTGGCTCTGCCGAAGAGAACCTCTGCCGAGGAGGTTGGGTGTAGCCTACGCCGATTCTGTAGTGGATTCTCTTTATTTCAACGACAACGCATACTGTAATAAATTAATAGTTTTTCTATATTACATCGTACAACTACATAATTTAAGGTGTCAGAGTTGTTTGAGTCTTTCCGGTTAAAATGCGCCATGGTGCATCTCTGCGGCTATAGTCCATAGACATGGAATTGGCCCTCAAAGTGGATGTGTAGCATGTGATGTATGTTGTTGAGacatattactccctccgtccacaagagAATATCTCAAATTTGTTAAAATGTCAATGTAGTACTAGATACAACCAACGTTATCTAAAGCTGAGAACAAGTGGAAATCGGTGACCGAATCAATGGAACTAATTAGGGTACTAGTAAACATCGTAATCGGTGGTCACTGGTTGTCTCTTTCGTCAATCAGTGCATGATTACGCATCGCGTGAATTCACACCCTCCCCTGCATCGTGCATGCCATCTCGAAATAATACAGGAGAAGTCACTGCAGCTAGGCAACGACATATCTGAACCATAAATATTACGGAGAAATCGTGTTCGTGGACTgaccatcttgatcatgttaaagAGGAACTGAACTACTTGAGGTTCATCTTGGCGTTCCTGTTCTGGTCCATCTCATCTGACCATAGGATGATCGATGATCTGCTTGACTCAAGGTTACTTGCCTTCCACGAGAAACTGAAGCACACAAATACACAATGATCCATGACCGGCCGCGCAGAGCCAGGGTGGGCCACTGTTCGCCTCCCGGCCGTGGGTCCCCTCCGCACGGCCCGATCCGGTGCACCTCGCCTCTCGCCCTGGCAACATATAGATTTGTCAGCGACCTGCGCTGTTTCCCGGCGACGGTGAGGAGAAACAGGGCAACTGCGCGGTGATGCGCTATTCCGCTGCCCAGCTTCCAATCCATCGGCGAGGGATCGAGGCGGCGGCTGCACGGCGAGTAGCTGTTCGTCCTGCATAGTCCCTGCCCCAGTTGAGTTCGTCGGACCTGCAGCCGGCAACCGCACTGTGGTCTCTATTCTCTAAGGACGCTGGGAAGGACATTGCCGGGGAACTCAAGATTAGAACCTACTCAGTAAGTTTCTTCTGCACTACAGTATGTATGTGACTGAGTTTAACAGAATTGATTTCTGAATGTTGATGATGCGTATACATTCTTATAAAAATGAACCTCTGATCGAGTACACATTCTTTTGAGATTAATACACGAGAGCTCCATATGCCCTGAATATCTCACTTAGTCACAAGAACACCGTGACAGCCTGCATGCCTCTTAACTAAACTGCAAATGCCACAGAACTTGGGTTAACCTGCATCTCACAGTTTTAGCCAGGACTTGGATTGACCTGCATTTGCTGGGGTGTGTGTTTACAAACCGACGAGAACAACGAAAAACAAACACTATCTACTTCGTCAGTTTCAGGCCCTGCACATTCTCATCATGGAACTTCCTTCAGGTCCACCTCCTCTGCAGCAACATATAGTAGAGAAACACTGCAGCTCCCAGCATGTGACGCCGGCCAGCTGGTTCTCGGGTATCTCGGTTTGGCGCTTGCTCAGGCAACTCCTCAGCTCGATTCGTCCTGTTCCAGCCACCATCTTTCTCCAATCAGTTAGAAGCCGTAAAGTCATACCTTGAAAAATGTTCGAGCAGTATGAACTACCGAGCTATCACACTACCTTATTATATCGTACTACCGAGCAGTCTGAACTACCGAGCCATAAAGACATACCTAGAAAAATGGATGAAATCAGAGGCGCTGGCGCGCCCGATTCACTCCACGTACCAAGGGTTGCCAAAGGGTTTCCGACGCTTCTACTGTGCATCAAAACCGGTCAGCTACTTTTGAAACATGCGGGTGCGCCCAAAACAAAGCCGGGTCCAGCTATTGGGATCGTTACGAGGCCGACATTGGCAGTACATAAAGCAGGGGATGTGAGCTACAGGGCGCGCATTGAGACAATGTATAGTTCTGTAGAAAAGGAATATATAATGCTTGATGATGTGCAGCCTCGAGGTTCCCGGCAAATTTGGTGTTTGAGGATTCCATTCTGCAGAGCATAACTGAAAGAATGTAAACCTCGTCGCCACACGTGGTCTCTCGAGTTTAATCTGATATCAAGTAGCTACAGATTCATTACAAGTTCCCTGGTGCACGCTGCAGCATTGAAAATTTACGAACACCAAATCGGACTTCAGTAAAAGGAGGCCGTAACGCACCAGGCGTCGGAGGCGTCGGAGAAGGAGTGGATccggcggcctctcttctccttgcGGCCGGCGGGGCGAGAGAGGTCCGGCTGCAAGAGAGCATCCTCGCCTTGCGTCCTGCATGCTAGCCGTGCCGTTCCCGTGGAGGAGTACGTTCTCGATCTCATGGGAGCACCTGCCCAGAGGATGGATGCTCTGAGTAGCGGGGTGCCGAACGCCCTGCCCTGTTTCTCGGCGCCGGCGAGGAGAAACAGGGAAGCTGCGCTGTGATGCGCGACATTCGATTCATCGGCGACGACACTGAGGCGGCAGTGTCGCAAGTCGTTTGCTCTCGACCCTCATTTGGGTTCGTCGGACCTGCAGGAGGCAACCGGCGTCTGATCTATGGATGACGGGAAGGACATGGCCGGCGACCACAAGATCGCTCAGTAAGTTGCTTCTTCCTTCCAGTTCCACACCATACCAATGGGTTTCAGAGAATGATTTCTGAATGTTGATGACGCATATAAATTATACAGAAAATGAATGACGAGTATATACATTACTTTTGAGATTCAGTTTCCAGTTTGTCAAATAGTATATGCCTTCTTTTTTATGAACGCACGCAAAATCCATACGCCCTGAACATCTTGCTTAATCACAAAATTGGTGGTGTTCCGTCAGGCTCGGACACTGGATGAGGTAGAATAAATCTAACGCCCAAGCCACAACAAGTCTGACTCGATCGGGCATGCTCATTTTCTGTTCCTCTGCCCAAAACACAAAACACCAGTACAGTCAAATATGCTGACTTGCTCTGAGATTTCAACGTTTCGCCTCATTTACATTCATGCTTTCTTTAGTTTACTTTCGCAAGCTAGCAACTGATACTGGATCATGCTCTAAAAGTGTTGATCCAATGTTGCTTTCAGTTGTGGACCATGCCCAACACAAGCATGTATCAGAATCATAATTACGGCATAGATGGATGTCACAAAGATTACAACTACACACTGTTCGGTAAGAAAAGGACGAAACTAACAGGACACCCAGAGTTATCACTGTTTCATCACGTTGACACTCATGCTTTATTTTAATCGAACAAACTAAGCTAAGATACTATGAATCTCAATCAGTCTGAAAGAAATCTTGAAAGTTAATTCAGGCTCTCAATTTTGCAACTTACTGTGTGCGTATAACCTGTCTAGGCCACTAGTCCTAGTAAAATTCCTGCAAATCGAATAATGAAAATTCTTTGATCTTGGGTTCTACTAGTAGTTCATATGAATAATAAGCTGGATACATAAAGCAAATGCTACGTTCGACAAATTTCCAAGCGTGATGCACTGGTTGGTACTGCAAACAAATCCTCAGTTACTTGTGTTGATCTTTTCATTAGCAATGGCTATTATACATCACTGCATTGTGCCTCATAACAATCCCACACACTACTCCTCTACAAGCAAAGTCCTTGAGGCCGCAGACATTCCCGATAACAAGGTTGTGACTCATTGGGGATACAATTTCGACCTGATGCAAACTGACAAAAGAACAACGGCTTACTAGACTGGGGTAACCATCTGGGTAGGGGCGGGCGGCTTGGCTGGAGTGAGGCCCCCTTCTTGCGAGCAGACTTTGCCAGGTTGGAGAGGGCGCCGATCTGCTCCGGTGAGAGGGGGGCTGTCGAAGGCGGCGGAGTACTTGCCGAGGACCTCGACTCCTCTCCCTTTTCAGCTATGGCGAGGCCCCTCTTGGAGACAACCAGCTTGCGCGCCAGGCGCATGGTGGTGTTCCCCCCTCCGGTGACTGCGTGCTTGCCATTCTGTACACGGTGGCTTTTCCTGGTGGCGACCAACGGCCGGCGACTTCTTGGCTCTCTGCGGACGGCGAGATGGGGTGTGCGGCATGCGCAAGTGGCGGATGACTTGCAGTAACCCTTGGTGGGCTGGCGTCCACCGCCCCAACAACAGGACCCATGGTTGGCACGTCCCGCCTGGCTGGTTCTGGGCCCAGCGCTGAGAGCTCGACAGGCGGCATACCTCTTGCAGGAGCGGAATGATGGCAACCTGAAACCGGAGTGTCGGGCTCGAATTAGTCAGACACATCGACCAGCACGGGTGTCGCGTGCAGCGCGGCAGACGAAGCACTAAACCTGCGCGTGGCCTTGGCCTGCACGCCGTGCATCTCCAGACCTAGGGCAGCAGTCGCagctggctgacggcgacagcgaGGGCGCCGTCAGTGCCAGCGTTGATGTGCGATATACACTGGCTAGCTCAACCAGCTCTAGAGAATTTCCTGCAAAGTAAATAATGACAGTTCTTTGATTAGCCGGTACTTTGCTGCAAAGGAATTCCCAGGTTACTATGTCAATCTTTACAATGTTAGTGGCTATTATCAGTAGAGATGTACTCTAGAAACCAGATAATTCGCCCTTTTTCTACTGTTCTATTTTTCAAAGTGAAGTGGTGTTTAACACAAGGAAAATTGCAAGGCAAAGTAGATGAATATGTAGACATTTCTGCATGAAAGAACCCTCTGTAAGAAATGCAAGACAGAGTAAATTCTAATATAAGAAAAAGGAGAAAGAGTAGGTAAAAATAAAATAAGATTAGTACTATAGAGAGCCAGCTTTTGGTAGGACACGTACCTTGTCTTTTATGTGAGCCAACTTCATCATGTTCTCCTCTAATGTACACCACATATTTAGGTCAGTGCAATCATGAATATCTAATCTTTGGAGGTTGATGAGCTGTTCCATGCCCTCAGGCAAACACTTGATACCCTTACATTTCGAGATATGAAGAGTCACCAGAGAGGTGGGTAGGAGACATACCCTTTCACCCAAGTGTTTTAATTAAGGGCAGCCACTAATGTCTAGTGCTTGGAGACCGCTGAGTTGATGTAAGCTTTCTGGAAAAGAACTCAGGACATCACAGCGAAACAGGACAAGTTCTTTGAGGGAGGTTAATTCTCCTAATGGCAGTGATGCCATGCTGTCGCAACTCTGCAGTTGTAGCTTTTCGAGTTGCCACATGTTCTCGTTCAGCCATTTTGGCAACTCTTCCAAGTATTTGTCTTCTAGTGTTAGAGTCTCCACAGAGGAGCGATGTTGGATGACCTCTGGTGAGCCGGTTAGATCGACTGAGCTTTCAATATGCAAATCAGTGGGGCCAGGGAAGTGCTGAAGCAACCTCCACTGATGCAGAGGCACCTTGCTGTTTTCAACTGACAGCTTAGTAGTTACAGGAGAAAAAACAGTTTATCACTGTTTGATATCTTCCACTTTTTAGCTTTAGGTGGAAGCGGTTTCAACCTTAACAGGGGGCAATCATGAATTTCTAACTTTTCAAGCACGTGATCCTCACCACTAGAGTGTGACGGGGTCCACTCTTCCAGGTTTACCATGTCTCTGAGAACCAGATGCTTTAGGTTTGGCAGTTGGTCCAGTACTACCCAGGCTGGAAAGCTGACACCGTTGTAACGACATATCTCCAGCTTCTTCAATGTGCTCGGTGGCACCAGATTTCCCATCAAAATTTTGTGATCCACAAATCTCTCAGCCCCTCGTGTCCACTCCAGTTTCaagtcctcaagttttttcttccCCATCAAATTTATACGCTGGGCCTCTTCTACGGACTTCACATTTTCAAGTCCAGTCAACTTGAGCACCACAGGATCTATGTGTTGTAGCAGGACCAGGTTGCTACTAGAGTGGTCATCACCAGGCTGCACCCCAAAGTGTGGTAACGATATTGCACTGCTGCCAACCTGAGGGGCTTTGGAGATTGCCCAACAACCATTTATATCAAGAAACTTCAAACTATCCATTGTACCTATATTTGCTGGTATCTTTCCAAGACAAATGCATTCTGCGAGGTTCAATGTATGCAGTTTTCTCATGTTACAAATACTTTCAGGTATACTCCTCATATAATTAGAAGACAAGTCCAAAAGCTCCAGATTGGAAAGATTACTGCATATATAGTTGATGAGActgtccattgtatcttcagtcaTATTAATCAGCCCAGACACATTCAaatgttgcagattggacagaccAGCCAAAGCTTCATCTAGACAATCAATACTACGACAGCCTGATAGATCAAGATGCACCAAATTTTTTAGACTCCGAAATGATCTCGGCAATTCTGACATCATCAGACAACCTGACAAATTTAAGTACTTGAGTTGAATGAATGTGCCCAAAGCTTCGGGGAGCTTTTGAAGATCACACTTCTCTGAAGATAAGTTCAGATACTCAAGTTTGTTCAGGGTGCCCAAAACTTCTGCTTCCTGGCAACTTTCAAGATATGAGCTGAATGATAAGTTCAAATACTCTAGTTTGGATAGGGCGCCGAGAGCTTCTGGCATCTCTCCAATTTTTTTGCAGTGAGATAAGTTCAAATATTTCAGTTTTGTGAGGCTGCCCAAGAACTCTGATATACCTCCAATACAAGAGCAATTTGACAAATCAAGATGCACTAATTCTTTTAGCCTCCCGAATGATTCAGGCAACTTTGCAATTTCTGAACAACCGGACAAATCAAGATATGCCAGACCTTCAATTTTTCCAATGGATTCTGGTAAAGCTAAGATTTTAGAAGACCCGTGAAGGTTGAGGTACATTAACTTTGAGAGCGTGCTGATATCATTCGGAATGAGTGCATCTTGGACTCTTGGAGCATTAAGATACCTCAGCTGCTTCAATACACCAACAGAATCTGGCAACTTATGTATGATGCACTCGCTTAAGTCAAGGACGCGCAAGGACTTGGCAGATGAAAATGCAGCATGGTGAAGTTTAATTTTGTCACAGTCCATAAAACGGAGTGCCCTTATTTTGGATGACTCAAAGCCCAATGGCTTACTACAATCATCAAGCAATGCATAATGGTACGAGCTTCCCTCAGTGTTCCCGCCTTTGCCAACGACAAGAATCTCATCGTACATGACTACTCTTGCTAAGTCATGTACCAGATCATGCATGGTCAACAATGTAATATCTTCATCATACAGTTTGATAGTCTGCAAGAAAATCATTTTACAGAGTCAGATTTGTGGGTTTCCTATATTTAAGACAATTTGTGAATTAATTTAGTTATTGAATAGTAATTTCTACTTGTGCTTCTATGTTGTTTCGCAAGTGTAGATTTTTTACCTAAACTGCAAAACTGTAAAATTAGATAAGTATGTGCTTAAGTGTCACCAGCAAACAAACGTA
This Lolium perenne isolate Kyuss_39 chromosome 1, Kyuss_2.0, whole genome shotgun sequence DNA region includes the following protein-coding sequences:
- the LOC139830043 gene encoding putative disease resistance protein RGA1, which gives rise to MAALGGLLAAAILKVVGDQIASAIGGQIKLHQNFEKDLKKMKMALESVDALLEDAGRRSVTDKSTLLWLKRLKDAMYAISDMIDEFEADTEVISQLSARKLSFKKYLAIMIPCITVVPKVTMANKMEKMREDLEVITDQHKKFRLTEGTNANEPKVTNIRETSSIMETQIVGRTEEKEEILSSLFDSMTEEITILPIYGIGGLGKTTLAKMIYNNTQFKEYSQVWVYVSQTFDLKKIGNSIISQLSEKEKESEYTGMEVIHKSLQKLLADKKILIVLDDLWEGEEFHLQSLMDMLRVGKGGNVVVIVTTRDEDIAKKISTIKPYKLAPLTDDICWSIIKQRSVFESRRDKEELEKIGKVIAMKCAGVALAAQSLGYMLQSMSFSEWESVRDSDIWNVSSSKDTSSSQVFASLKLSYSVMPSYLKLCFAYCAIFPKGHKIIKDDLIGQWVSLGFSTWQLGERYISQLLGFSFLEHSKSSLTIKLYDEDITLLTMHDLVHDLARVVMYDEILVVGKGGNTEGSSYHYALLDDCSKPLGFESSKIRALRFMDCDKIKLHHAAFSSAKSLRVLDLSECIIHKLPDSVGVLKQLRYLNAPRVQDALIPNDISTLSKLMYLNLHGSSKILALPESIGKIEGLAYLDLSGCSEIAKLPESFGRLKELVHLDLSNCSCIGGISEFLGSLTKLKYLNLSHCKKIGEMPEALGALSKLEYLNLSFSSYLESCQEAEVLGTLNKLEYLNLSSEKCDLQKLPEALGTFIQLKYLNLSGCLMMSELPRSFRSLKNLVHLDLSGCRSIDCLDEALAGLSNLQHLNVSGLINMTEDTMDSLINYICSNLSNLELLDLSSNYMRSIPESICNMRKLHTLNLAECICLGKIPANIGTMDSLKFLDINGCWAISKAPQVGSSAISLPHFGVQPGDDHSSSNLVLLQHIDPVVLKLTGLENVKSVEEAQRINLMGKKKLEDLKLEWTRGAERFVDHKILMGNLVPPSTLKKLEICRYNGVSFPAWVVLDQLPNLKHLVLRDMVNLEEWTPSHSSGEDHVLEKLEIHDCPLLRLKPLPPKAKKWKISNSDKLFFLL